From one Pseudomonadota bacterium genomic stretch:
- a CDS encoding glutamate synthase subunit beta — protein sequence MGKPTGFLEYQRHDRSYAPAADRVQHYREFVIPLADEELKVQGARCMDCGIPFCHQGCPVNNIIPDWNDLVYRGQWQEALAVLQSTNNFPEFTGRICPAPCEEACTLNIEDIPVTIKTIECAIVDKGWEQNWIQPQPAAHRTGKKVAVVGSGPAGMACAQQLARAGHGVEVFEKHDRIGGLLRYGIPDFKLEKHIIDRRLAQMEAEGVTFHVNTHIGVTTPASELLERFDAVALTGGSEQPRDLEVPGRELDGVHFAMTFLPQQNRRNAGDAIEPAVALSAKDKHVIVIGGGDTGSDCIGTSFRQGALSVTQLEILPRPPERPDKGLTWPEWPNKLRTSSSQNEGAVRDWSVATKSIDGQDGKVSAINCVRVDWTKDAAGRWQMQEISGSEFQLKADMVLLAMGFVHPVHDGMLKELGVELDPRGNVQGGTEGEHAYRTSIDKVFAAGDMRRGQSLVVWAIREGRQCARAIDEYLMGSSELPR from the coding sequence ATGGGTAAGCCCACCGGTTTCCTGGAGTACCAGCGCCATGACCGCAGTTACGCACCGGCCGCCGATCGCGTGCAGCATTACCGCGAGTTCGTCATTCCGCTGGCCGACGAGGAACTCAAGGTGCAGGGGGCACGCTGCATGGACTGCGGCATACCGTTCTGCCACCAGGGCTGCCCGGTCAACAACATCATCCCGGACTGGAATGACCTGGTCTACCGCGGCCAGTGGCAGGAAGCGCTCGCCGTCCTGCAGTCGACCAACAACTTTCCCGAATTCACCGGTCGTATCTGTCCGGCACCGTGCGAGGAGGCCTGCACCCTCAACATCGAGGATATCCCGGTCACCATCAAGACCATCGAGTGCGCCATCGTCGACAAGGGCTGGGAGCAGAACTGGATCCAGCCACAGCCGGCCGCGCACCGTACCGGAAAAAAGGTTGCCGTCGTCGGCTCCGGGCCCGCAGGAATGGCCTGCGCCCAGCAGCTGGCACGCGCCGGCCACGGCGTCGAGGTGTTCGAAAAACATGACCGTATCGGCGGCCTGCTGCGATACGGTATCCCGGATTTCAAGCTGGAGAAGCACATCATCGACCGCCGCCTCGCGCAGATGGAGGCGGAAGGCGTCACCTTCCACGTCAACACGCACATCGGCGTAACCACACCGGCCAGCGAACTGCTCGAGCGCTTCGATGCCGTCGCGCTGACCGGCGGTTCGGAGCAACCGCGCGATCTCGAGGTCCCGGGACGCGAACTGGACGGCGTACACTTCGCGATGACCTTCCTGCCCCAGCAGAACAGGCGCAATGCCGGCGATGCCATCGAGCCGGCCGTGGCGCTGAGCGCCAAGGACAAGCATGTCATCGTCATCGGCGGCGGCGATACCGGATCGGACTGCATCGGCACCTCGTTTCGCCAGGGCGCACTGTCCGTGACCCAGCTGGAGATCCTGCCCAGGCCCCCGGAAAGACCCGACAAGGGCCTGACCTGGCCGGAATGGCCCAACAAGCTGCGCACCTCGAGTTCACAAAACGAGGGCGCCGTGCGCGACTGGTCGGTCGCGACCAAGTCCATCGATGGACAGGACGGCAAGGTCAGCGCCATCAACTGTGTCCGCGTGGACTGGACCAAGGACGCTGCCGGACGCTGGCAGATGCAGGAGATCTCCGGCAGCGAATTCCAGCTCAAGGCCGATATGGTCCTGCTGGCCATGGGTTTCGTGCACCCGGTGCACGACGGCATGCTCAAGGAGCTGGGCGTCGAACTTGACCCGCGTGGCAACGTTCAGGGCGGCACCGAAGGCGAGCACGCCTACCGCACCTCAATTGACAAGGTATTCGCCGCCGGCGACATGCGCCGCGGCCAGTCGCTCGTGGTCTGGGCAATCCGCGAGGGACGCCAGTGCGCGCGCGCCATCGATGAATATTTGATGGGCAGTTCGGAGTTACCACGCTAA
- the hemE gene encoding uroporphyrinogen decarboxylase — protein MQTLQNDRFLRALLREPVDVTPVWMMRQAGRYLPEYRRVRQQAGSFMALCTNPELACEVTIQPLDRYPLDAAILFSDILTVPDAMGLGLYFEEGEGPRFHRPVRSAADIAALARPDPEDELRYVMDAVRLIRRTLAGRVPLIGFSGSPWTLATYMVEGSSTKTYSQVKGMLYGAPQLMHRLLDTIAGAVTDYLNAQIAAGAQAVMIFDTWGGVLTPDDYRDFSLRYMQQILDGLTREADGRRVPAILFTKGGAQWLEAMAATGADALGLDWTADIARARQQVGDRVALQGNLDPAVLYAAPEVIRDRVAGVLAAFGHGSGHVFNLGHGINPDVDPEHAGALISAVHELSAQYHR, from the coding sequence ATGCAAACTCTTCAAAATGACCGTTTCCTCCGCGCACTGCTGCGCGAGCCCGTCGACGTCACGCCGGTGTGGATGATGCGCCAGGCCGGCCGCTACCTGCCTGAATATCGCAGGGTACGCCAGCAGGCAGGCAGCTTCATGGCGCTGTGCACCAACCCGGAGCTCGCCTGCGAAGTCACCATCCAGCCACTCGATCGCTACCCGCTCGATGCCGCCATCCTGTTCTCCGACATCCTCACCGTCCCGGATGCCATGGGTCTCGGACTGTATTTCGAGGAAGGCGAAGGACCGCGCTTTCACCGGCCGGTACGCAGCGCGGCGGATATCGCGGCACTCGCCCGCCCCGACCCGGAAGACGAACTGCGCTATGTCATGGATGCGGTGCGCCTGATCCGGCGCACACTCGCCGGCCGCGTGCCGCTCATCGGTTTTTCCGGCAGCCCCTGGACCCTGGCAACCTACATGGTCGAGGGCAGCTCCACCAAGACCTATTCGCAGGTCAAGGGCATGCTCTATGGCGCACCGCAGCTGATGCACCGACTGCTCGATACCATCGCCGGCGCCGTCACCGACTACCTCAACGCCCAGATTGCCGCCGGCGCACAGGCAGTCATGATCTTCGATACCTGGGGTGGTGTCCTCACCCCGGATGATTACCGCGACTTCTCGCTGCGCTATATGCAGCAGATCCTGGACGGGCTGACGCGCGAGGCCGATGGCCGCAGGGTACCTGCCATCCTGTTCACCAAGGGTGGCGCCCAATGGCTGGAGGCAATGGCCGCCACCGGTGCGGACGCCCTCGGTCTGGACTGGACTGCAGATATCGCCCGGGCGCGGCAGCAGGTCGGTGATCGCGTGGCGCTGCAGGGCAATCTCGATCCCGCCGTGCTATACGCAGCCCCGGAGGTCATCCGCGACCGTGTCGCCGGCGTGCTCGCCGCATTCGGCCACGGCTCCGGCCACGTGTTCAACCTCGGGCACGGCATCAACCCGGATGTCGACCCGGAGCATGCCGGCGCACTGATCAGCGCCGTGCACGAACTGAGCGCGCAGTACCACCGCTAG
- a CDS encoding response regulator produces MSAAGGTILLVEDEAQIRKFLRISLEAHGYSVHEARCGADGLEQCAVLQPQLVILDLGLPDMDGQQFIQRLREWSQTPVIVLSVRAAEEEKVQALDAGANDYVTKPFGISELMARIRVVLRGHEETAAAPNVFESQGLRVDLAQRDVRVDGQRVHLSRKEYDLLRLLVASRGRLLTHQQILREVWGETHRDEIHYLRVLVGQLRQKLGDDPGQPRFIATVQGVGYRLALPAA; encoded by the coding sequence ATGAGCGCTGCGGGCGGCACGATCCTCCTGGTCGAGGACGAGGCGCAGATCCGCAAGTTCCTGCGCATCAGCCTCGAGGCGCATGGCTACAGCGTGCACGAGGCGCGCTGCGGTGCGGACGGCCTGGAGCAATGTGCTGTGCTGCAGCCGCAACTCGTAATTCTCGATCTCGGCCTGCCGGACATGGATGGGCAGCAGTTCATCCAGCGCCTGCGCGAATGGTCCCAGACGCCCGTGATCGTGCTGTCGGTGCGTGCCGCGGAAGAGGAAAAGGTGCAGGCTCTGGACGCCGGAGCGAATGACTATGTGACGAAGCCTTTCGGAATCAGCGAGCTGATGGCGCGCATCCGTGTCGTGCTGCGCGGTCACGAGGAGACGGCCGCTGCGCCGAACGTGTTCGAGTCGCAGGGGCTGCGGGTAGACCTGGCGCAACGCGATGTGCGGGTCGATGGCCAGCGTGTGCACCTGTCACGCAAGGAATACGATTTGCTGCGCCTGCTGGTCGCCTCGCGCGGTCGTCTGCTCACCCATCAGCAGATACTGCGCGAGGTGTGGGGGGAAACACACCGCGACGAGATCCATTACCTGCGGGTCCTGGTCGGCCAGTTGCGGCAGAAGCTGGGTGACGACCCGGGCCAGCCGCGTTTCATCGCCACCGTGCAGGGCGTGGGATACCGCCTGGCCTTGCCGGCAGCTTGA
- a CDS encoding DUF4118 domain-containing protein — protein MPPRLAYAVAVGVVAVTIALAYPLHRLMPHASLSLLFLTGVVIVAARTGPGPALLAGLLSFLAYNYLFTSPYHTLTVASDGDLATLAFFLLMAAITGNLAARMHQEVASRRSSLGRISNLYEFGRRMSSAAGASSVLEALADHLAQSLQLPVAVLVADPEGQPVVAARAGGAAPLRQAVIDAAWAGRDAGPGVVDSWQIQRLDTQREPAGRVVIAGVLDGEQRELASSLCDQAAVALDRTRLVTDLEQIRLVSETEQLRSALLSSISHDLRTPLASIIGSTTSLLEYGAAFSEENRRELLATVVEEAQRLDRHIQNLLDMTRLGHGGLSLRREWVDLHDIVASAVTRLRDVLKDLPVDVTIDEGVPLLWVHGVLIEQALVNLLDNAARFSPPEGRLAITATATDTQIQIALCDDGPGIPPQERERIFDMFYTMRQGDRGQLQGTGLGLAICRGMVAAHGGTVTAHDGRHGRGTCMRIVLPVVRPEAEAVT, from the coding sequence TTGCCCCCGCGGTTAGCCTACGCCGTCGCGGTCGGGGTGGTGGCTGTAACCATAGCACTGGCATATCCGCTGCATCGTCTCATGCCGCATGCCAGCCTGTCACTGCTGTTTCTGACCGGTGTGGTCATCGTGGCGGCGCGTACCGGGCCCGGACCGGCGTTGCTGGCAGGCCTGCTCAGTTTTCTCGCGTACAACTACCTGTTTACCTCGCCCTATCATACGCTGACGGTGGCGAGCGACGGCGATCTGGCGACGCTGGCGTTTTTCCTCCTGATGGCCGCCATTACCGGGAACCTCGCGGCGCGTATGCACCAGGAAGTGGCGTCACGGCGTTCCTCGCTCGGGCGCATCTCGAACCTCTACGAGTTCGGCCGGCGCATGTCCTCTGCGGCGGGTGCATCCAGTGTGCTGGAGGCGCTGGCCGACCACCTGGCCCAGTCACTGCAGCTGCCGGTCGCGGTGCTCGTGGCCGATCCCGAGGGGCAGCCGGTGGTCGCGGCCCGGGCGGGTGGCGCAGCGCCGTTACGGCAGGCGGTGATCGATGCTGCCTGGGCTGGCCGGGATGCCGGGCCCGGCGTGGTGGATTCCTGGCAGATCCAGCGCCTGGATACCCAGCGCGAGCCGGCCGGCAGGGTGGTCATCGCCGGCGTGCTCGATGGCGAGCAGCGCGAGCTGGCCAGCAGCCTATGCGACCAGGCTGCCGTCGCGCTGGACCGGACCCGCCTCGTGACGGATCTCGAACAGATCCGGTTGGTCTCCGAAACGGAGCAGTTACGCTCGGCATTGCTGTCATCGATTTCGCACGATCTACGCACGCCACTGGCGTCGATCATCGGCTCCACCACCAGCCTGCTCGAATACGGCGCCGCTTTCAGCGAGGAGAATCGCAGGGAATTGCTGGCAACCGTGGTGGAGGAGGCGCAGCGCCTGGATCGCCATATCCAGAACCTGCTCGACATGACGCGTCTCGGGCATGGCGGCCTGAGTCTGCGCCGGGAATGGGTGGACCTGCACGATATCGTCGCCAGTGCCGTGACCCGGCTGCGGGATGTCCTGAAAGACCTGCCGGTCGATGTCACGATAGACGAAGGCGTACCCCTGCTGTGGGTGCACGGTGTCCTCATCGAACAGGCGCTGGTCAATCTGCTCGACAATGCCGCGCGGTTCTCTCCACCGGAGGGCCGCCTCGCGATCACCGCCACAGCGACTGACACACAGATCCAGATCGCGCTCTGCGATGACGGCCCGGGAATTCCCCCGCAAGAGCGGGAAAGGATCTTTGATATGTTCTACACCATGCGCCAGGGGGATCGCGGACAACTGCAGGGAACCGGGCTCGGTTTGGCAATCTGCCGCGGCATGGTGGCTGCACACGGCGGTACGGTTACAGCGCATGACGGCAGGCATGGCCGTGGTACCTGCATGCGCATCGTGCTGCCGGTGGTGCGGCCGGAAGCGGAAGCTGTGACATGA
- a CDS encoding TrkH family potassium uptake protein: MHWRAITRLFGILLMLYSLGFLPSLVLSLVYADGQWTLFGASLLITIAAGAALWLPNIDQHSELSVRDGFLFVTLFWALLGVVGSLPFILGLHLGITDAIFESISGFTTTGATVIVGLDRLPPSILYHRQQIQWLGGMGIIVLAVAILPLLGVGGMQLYRAEASGVSKQEKITPRIAETARVLWVIYFTLTLACALAFWIAGMELFDAVGHAFATVSTGGFSTHDASIGYYDSPLIEFIAIVFMLAGGVNFAIHFLAWRHLSLRPYGTDPEVRGYGLIFLLSTLFVAASLYWAGAYNGGWQALRQAAFQVASILTSTGFGTVTFAAWPLHIPLILVILSFTGGCAGSTAGGIKILRIMLLAKLGLRQLFQLAHPQSVSLVKLGNRPVSEDVVFSVWGFYVLYIVTALLLTVAMMAAGLNLESAFGAVVATLNLLGPGLGEVASNFASVSPVIKWLGIFGMLVGRLEVFTLLILFLPAFWRH; the protein is encoded by the coding sequence ATGCACTGGCGCGCAATAACCCGTCTCTTCGGTATCCTGCTCATGCTCTACAGCCTGGGCTTTCTGCCCTCGCTCGTGCTCTCGCTGGTGTATGCCGACGGTCAGTGGACGCTGTTCGGCGCTTCCCTGCTGATCACGATCGCTGCCGGCGCCGCGCTGTGGCTGCCCAACATCGACCAGCACAGTGAACTGTCAGTACGCGATGGTTTCCTGTTCGTCACCCTGTTCTGGGCTTTGCTCGGCGTCGTCGGCTCTCTGCCTTTCATCCTTGGCCTGCATCTCGGCATCACCGATGCCATCTTCGAGTCCATCTCCGGCTTCACCACGACCGGCGCCACCGTCATCGTCGGGCTCGACAGGCTGCCGCCGTCCATCCTGTATCATCGCCAGCAGATCCAGTGGCTGGGCGGCATGGGTATCATCGTTCTCGCCGTCGCGATCCTCCCGCTACTCGGAGTCGGCGGTATGCAGCTGTACCGGGCCGAGGCATCGGGCGTGTCCAAGCAGGAAAAGATCACGCCGCGTATCGCGGAAACGGCGCGTGTGCTGTGGGTAATCTATTTCACGCTGACCCTGGCGTGCGCGCTCGCCTTCTGGATCGCCGGCATGGAACTCTTCGACGCCGTGGGCCATGCCTTCGCCACCGTTTCCACCGGCGGCTTCTCGACGCACGACGCCAGCATCGGCTACTACGACAGCCCGCTCATCGAGTTCATCGCCATCGTGTTCATGCTCGCCGGGGGGGTGAATTTCGCCATCCATTTCCTGGCCTGGCGGCATCTCTCGCTGCGGCCATACGGCACCGACCCCGAGGTGCGCGGCTACGGCTTGATCTTCCTGCTCTCGACGCTGTTCGTGGCCGCAAGCCTGTACTGGGCAGGCGCCTATAACGGCGGCTGGCAGGCCCTGCGCCAGGCTGCCTTCCAGGTTGCATCGATACTCACCAGCACCGGCTTCGGTACCGTCACCTTCGCCGCCTGGCCACTGCATATTCCCCTGATCCTGGTCATTCTTTCATTCACGGGCGGCTGCGCCGGCTCCACCGCCGGCGGCATCAAGATCCTGCGCATCATGCTGCTGGCGAAGCTCGGCCTGCGCCAGCTGTTCCAGTTGGCGCATCCCCAGTCGGTGTCGCTGGTCAAGCTGGGCAATCGCCCGGTATCGGAGGATGTGGTGTTCTCGGTCTGGGGATTCTATGTCCTCTACATTGTCACCGCGCTGCTGCTGACTGTCGCCATGATGGCCGCCGGACTCAATCTCGAATCCGCCTTCGGCGCGGTCGTAGCCACGCTCAACCTGCTCGGCCCCGGCCTGGGAGAGGTCGCCAGCAATTTCGCCTCGGTCAGCCCCGTGATCAAGTGGCTGGGCATCTTCGGCATGCTGGTGGGACGACTGGAAGTCTTCACCCTGCTGATCCTGTTCCTCCCTGCCTTCTGGCGGCACTAG
- the trkA gene encoding Trk system potassium transporter TrkA codes for MKIIILGAGQVGSTVAHALAGEANDITVVDQHPHLLNALQERCDIRTVTGQASHPDVLRLAGIEDADMVLAVTNSDEINMIACQVAHSLFHTPLRLARVRSREYLNHPRLFSPDAVPINYIISPEQLVTTFIQHLIDSPGVLQILDFAEGKAQLVAVQAHHGGALIGQELSNLPGKMPGVETRVVAVFRHDRPITPEGGTVIEDGDEIFFLAAPRDIPRVVAAFRRSDRPNRRIIIAGGGNIGLRLAQTIERDYHVKLIECDPARCRELAGALHRTIVLHGDAADQELMKQEDIEDTDLFCAVTNDDEANILSAMLARRLGARKVVSIINRSSYVDLAQGTAVDIALSPAQVTIGALLAHIRRGDVVAVHALRRGAAEAIEVIAHGDRETSRVVGQPVGELPLPAGTMVGAIVRADRLLFPHRDTVIESQDHVILFLADKRRIGEVERLFQVSITFL; via the coding sequence ATGAAAATCATCATCCTCGGGGCCGGCCAGGTCGGTAGCACCGTAGCCCACGCCCTGGCCGGTGAGGCCAACGACATCACGGTTGTGGACCAACATCCGCACCTGCTCAACGCGCTGCAGGAACGCTGCGACATCCGCACCGTGACGGGCCAGGCCTCGCATCCCGACGTGCTGCGACTTGCCGGAATCGAGGATGCGGACATGGTCCTGGCCGTCACCAACAGCGACGAAATCAACATGATCGCATGCCAGGTCGCGCATTCCCTGTTCCATACCCCGCTGCGGCTGGCGCGGGTACGTTCACGGGAATACCTCAACCACCCGCGCCTGTTCTCGCCGGACGCAGTGCCGATCAACTACATCATCAGCCCCGAGCAGCTGGTGACCACGTTCATCCAGCACCTGATCGATTCACCCGGCGTACTCCAGATCCTGGATTTCGCGGAGGGCAAGGCGCAGCTCGTGGCCGTGCAGGCCCATCACGGCGGCGCGCTGATCGGGCAGGAGCTCAGCAATCTACCGGGCAAGATGCCAGGCGTGGAAACCCGTGTCGTGGCCGTGTTCCGGCACGACCGGCCGATCACCCCGGAGGGCGGCACGGTGATCGAGGACGGCGACGAGATCTTCTTCCTCGCCGCACCGCGCGATATCCCGCGCGTGGTCGCGGCATTCCGCCGCTCGGACCGGCCCAACCGGCGCATCATCATCGCCGGCGGCGGCAACATCGGTTTGCGCCTGGCGCAGACCATCGAGCGCGACTACCACGTCAAGCTCATCGAGTGCGATCCAGCACGCTGCCGCGAACTGGCCGGCGCGTTGCACCGGACCATCGTCCTGCACGGCGACGCGGCGGATCAGGAGCTGATGAAACAGGAGGACATCGAGGACACGGATCTGTTCTGCGCCGTCACCAACGACGACGAGGCGAACATCCTCTCCGCCATGCTGGCCCGGCGGCTCGGGGCGCGCAAGGTCGTGTCCATCATCAACCGCTCGAGCTATGTCGATCTCGCCCAGGGTACGGCCGTGGATATCGCCCTCTCGCCGGCGCAGGTGACCATCGGCGCGCTGCTAGCCCATATCCGGCGCGGTGACGTGGTGGCGGTACACGCGCTGCGCCGCGGTGCCGCCGAGGCCATCGAGGTCATTGCCCACGGCGATCGCGAGACATCCCGCGTCGTCGGTCAGCCGGTCGGCGAGCTGCCGCTCCCGGCAGGCACCATGGTCGGCGCAATCGTGCGGGCCGACCGGCTGCTGTTCCCGCACCGGGATACCGTCATCGAGTCACAGGATCATGTCATCCTGTTCCTCGCCGACAAGCGCAGGATCGGCGAGGTCGAGCGCCTGTTCCAGGTATCGATTACCTTTCTTTGA
- a CDS encoding potassium transporter Kup translates to MRRADTTKSSTPALALGAAGVVFGDIGTSPLYTMKEVFGGHHLVLSQVNVLGILSLVFWSLMLVVSLKYVGIMMRADNKGEGGILALLTLAQKLAPRQARRRILIILGFVGAALFFGDSLITPAISVLSAIEGLEVGAPVLHPFVIPLALGILGGLFLLQQHGTAAIGRLFGPVMLVWFGVLGVLGLFSILEHPYVIWAINPRYAIEFFSAHGIAGILVLGAVVLAITGAEALYADMGHFGRKPIQLIWFCYVLPALLLNYFGQGALMLSDPAAVRNPFYLLAPEWALYPMIALATVAAVIASQAVITGAFSVTRQVIQMGYAPRMIIRHTSVRERGQIYVPMVNWLLLGGIALLVLGFRASSNLAAAYGIAVTGTFAIDTILVFVVLRARWRLGMPVTLLGMAAFLSIDLAFFAANAVKIPEGGWFPLAVAAVVFTLLVTWKRGREIVMACLQQGGIPLVGFLPSLLSYPPMRVPGTAVFMTADPQNTPPALLHNLKHNKVIHARVVVLNVRITDVPFLTEDERTEVKDLGPAFYRVIVNYGFMDDIDIPRVLESCQCGGSFDIMDTTFFYSRENLIPRRGEVMAIWRERIFVAMARSAASPMTYFRIPANRVVELGTQIEI, encoded by the coding sequence ATGCGGCGAGCGGACACAACAAAATCATCGACCCCGGCCCTAGCACTTGGCGCAGCAGGAGTTGTGTTCGGTGATATCGGTACCAGCCCGCTCTACACCATGAAGGAGGTGTTCGGCGGGCACCACTTGGTACTGAGCCAAGTCAATGTGCTCGGTATCCTTTCGCTGGTGTTCTGGTCACTGATGCTGGTCGTCTCGCTGAAATATGTCGGCATCATGATGCGAGCCGACAACAAGGGCGAGGGCGGTATCCTGGCTCTCCTGACGCTGGCGCAAAAGCTGGCTCCTCGCCAGGCACGGCGCCGAATTCTGATAATCCTGGGCTTTGTCGGCGCTGCGCTGTTCTTTGGCGATAGCCTTATTACGCCGGCTATCTCCGTGCTGTCAGCCATCGAGGGTCTGGAGGTTGGTGCACCTGTCCTGCACCCGTTTGTGATACCGCTGGCACTCGGGATTCTCGGCGGCCTGTTCTTGCTTCAGCAGCATGGAACGGCCGCAATCGGCCGGCTGTTCGGGCCGGTGATGCTGGTGTGGTTCGGTGTGCTGGGCGTGCTTGGGCTGTTCAGTATCCTCGAACACCCTTACGTGATATGGGCTATCAATCCGCGGTATGCCATTGAATTTTTCAGTGCGCACGGTATCGCTGGTATCCTGGTGCTGGGGGCAGTGGTGCTCGCCATTACCGGTGCCGAAGCCCTGTACGCCGATATGGGGCATTTCGGCCGCAAACCTATCCAGCTGATATGGTTCTGTTATGTGCTGCCCGCGTTGCTGCTGAACTATTTCGGGCAGGGCGCGCTGATGCTGTCCGACCCGGCGGCGGTGCGGAATCCGTTTTATCTGCTGGCACCCGAGTGGGCGCTGTATCCCATGATCGCACTGGCTACGGTGGCCGCCGTGATTGCCTCTCAGGCAGTTATTACCGGTGCGTTTTCGGTGACGCGTCAGGTCATCCAGATGGGCTACGCACCGCGCATGATCATTCGCCATACTTCCGTGCGGGAGCGCGGCCAGATCTATGTCCCGATGGTGAACTGGCTGCTATTGGGCGGGATTGCTCTGCTGGTGCTGGGTTTCCGCGCTTCCAGCAACCTGGCAGCGGCATATGGCATTGCCGTGACCGGTACATTCGCGATTGACACTATCCTCGTTTTTGTGGTGCTACGCGCACGCTGGCGACTGGGCATGCCCGTAACGCTGCTGGGCATGGCGGCATTCCTGAGCATCGATCTGGCTTTTTTCGCTGCCAATGCGGTGAAGATTCCGGAGGGCGGCTGGTTTCCACTGGCGGTAGCGGCGGTGGTATTCACGCTGCTAGTCACCTGGAAACGCGGGCGCGAGATCGTCATGGCCTGCCTGCAGCAGGGCGGAATACCGCTGGTGGGATTTCTGCCCAGCCTGCTCTCCTATCCGCCCATGCGCGTACCGGGCACGGCCGTGTTCATGACCGCGGATCCGCAGAACACACCTCCCGCCTTGCTGCACAACCTGAAGCACAACAAGGTGATACATGCGCGTGTGGTCGTGCTGAACGTGCGCATCACCGATGTCCCCTTCCTCACCGAAGACGAGCGTACAGAGGTGAAAGATCTCGGACCGGCATTCTACCGTGTCATCGTCAATTATGGTTTCATGGACGACATCGATATCCCCCGCGTACTGGAGAGTTGCCAGTGTGGCGGCAGCTTCGACATCATGGATACGACCTTTTTCTACAGCCGCGAGAACCTGATTCCCCGCCGCGGCGAGGTCATGGCGATCTGGCGTGAACGCATTTTCGTCGCCATGGCGCGCAGTGCCGCGAGCCCTATGACCTATTTCCGTATTCCGGCCAACCGAGTAGTGGAACTCGGTACCCAGATAGAGATCTGA
- a CDS encoding M20/M25/M40 family metallo-hydrolase encodes MTEGLQQILASIDDDRLEQLLTDAVEQYSPSYAEEAAMQVFAARLNECGVRYMRQPLPPGSGPAGDTRANLIIELGPQPVALMWVGHVDTVPLIDEEEQRLHREGDILHGLGTADMKSGCAAIVEAVIAVVKAGAELRRGLIVALVVGEEEYGDGSEALLDWRTAPLTVIGEPTGLVPCVDHYGYYECRMTVQGARAHAALPEMGASAIHAMLAWMQHIMEAGGEAEYGLTISPREIRGGAGLFMVAQECEAAIDIHAPPGVDNTVIDRLIEQARQRAQETHPRCDLQFENLYWATGYANAPDDPLLVPLRRAFHAAGLAWEPAAFRSHSDGSLFHQKGSVPVICGPGRLEVAHTRHEHVSLQETGAAARLYAALIHAACVA; translated from the coding sequence ATGACTGAAGGCCTCCAGCAAATCCTTGCGAGCATCGACGACGACCGGCTCGAGCAGCTGCTGACCGATGCCGTCGAGCAGTACAGCCCCTCCTATGCCGAGGAGGCGGCCATGCAGGTGTTCGCCGCGCGCCTCAATGAGTGCGGGGTGCGCTACATGCGCCAGCCGCTCCCGCCCGGCAGCGGTCCGGCCGGCGATACCCGCGCCAACCTGATCATCGAGCTCGGGCCGCAGCCTGTCGCGTTGATGTGGGTAGGTCATGTCGATACCGTGCCACTCATCGACGAAGAGGAGCAGCGCCTGCACCGCGAGGGCGATATCCTGCACGGGCTCGGCACGGCGGATATGAAATCGGGTTGCGCCGCCATCGTCGAGGCGGTGATCGCGGTGGTCAAGGCAGGCGCGGAGCTACGGCGCGGCCTCATTGTGGCGCTGGTGGTCGGCGAGGAGGAATACGGGGACGGTTCCGAGGCGCTGCTCGATTGGCGCACCGCGCCGCTTACCGTCATCGGCGAGCCCACCGGCCTGGTGCCGTGCGTGGATCACTACGGCTACTATGAATGCCGCATGACCGTGCAGGGCGCGCGCGCGCATGCCGCGCTGCCGGAGATGGGCGCCAGCGCCATCCACGCCATGCTGGCGTGGATGCAGCACATCATGGAGGCCGGTGGCGAGGCCGAGTACGGGCTGACCATCAGCCCGCGCGAGATCCGCGGCGGCGCCGGGCTGTTCATGGTGGCGCAGGAATGCGAGGCGGCGATCGACATCCATGCCCCGCCCGGCGTCGACAACACGGTCATCGACCGCCTGATCGAGCAGGCCCGGCAACGCGCGCAGGAAACGCATCCGCGCTGCGATCTGCAGTTCGAGAACCTGTACTGGGCGACCGGCTACGCCAATGCGCCGGACGATCCGCTGCTCGTTCCGCTGCGTCGGGCCTTCCACGCCGCGGGGCTGGCATGGGAGCCGGCGGCGTTCCGTTCGCACTCCGACGGCAGCCTGTTTCACCAGAAGGGATCGGTACCGGTCATCTGCGGTCCAGGGCGGCTCGAGGTGGCGCACACACGCCACGAGCACGTCTCGCTACAGGAGACCGGCGCGGCGGCGCGCCTCTACGCCGCGCTCATCCACGCCGCCTGCGTGGCCTGA